A genomic segment from Klebsiella africana encodes:
- the bcsD gene encoding cellulose biosynthesis protein BcsD yields MMTENNNPVVMTWFQQQQTPAGWFDLLIIMVEGMLNNAGELESQPFLRQMGASLAETHPLPASETVGELEANINRLLTHFHWGVVTIDVGEDGLRLRHQALPVSRDDAGRVRWCNAFCAILEGLYSRWLQSQGGSAHVVLQRERVFSVSDVQFLYYHP; encoded by the coding sequence ATGATGACGGAGAACAATAACCCGGTGGTGATGACCTGGTTTCAGCAGCAGCAGACGCCTGCCGGATGGTTCGATCTGTTGATTATTATGGTCGAAGGTATGCTAAATAATGCCGGTGAGCTGGAAAGCCAGCCCTTCCTGCGTCAGATGGGCGCCTCGCTGGCGGAGACTCATCCGCTGCCGGCGTCGGAGACGGTGGGGGAGCTGGAGGCAAATATCAACCGGCTGCTGACCCATTTCCACTGGGGTGTGGTGACCATCGACGTCGGTGAGGACGGCCTGCGCCTGCGCCATCAGGCGTTGCCGGTCAGCCGGGACGACGCGGGACGCGTGCGCTGGTGCAACGCGTTCTGTGCCATACTGGAGGGGTTATATTCTCGCTGGCTGCAGAGTCAGGGAGGCAGTGCTCATGTCGTTTTACAACGTGAGCGGGTGTTCTCTGTCTCTGACGTTCAGTTTCTTTACTACCATCCATAA
- a CDS encoding glycosyl hydrolase family 8: MALRALVAVIVTTAVMLVPRAWADTAWERYKARFMMPDGRIIDTANGNVSHTEGQGFAMLLAVANNDRPAFDKLWQWTDNTLRNKSNGLFYWRYNPVAPDPIADKNNASDGDTLIAWALLRAQKQWQDKRYATASDTITAALLKYTVVTFAGRQVMLPGVKGFNLNDHLNLNPSYFIFPAWRAFAERTHLTAWRTLQSDGQALLGQMGWGKSHLPSDWVALRADGKMLPAKEWPPRMSFDAIRIPLYLSWADPHSALLAPWKAWMQSYPRLQTPAWINVSTNEVAPWYMAGGLLAVRDLTLGEPQEAPQIDDKDDYYSASLKLLVWLAKQDQR; the protein is encoded by the coding sequence ATGGCCCTGCGTGCTTTAGTGGCGGTGATAGTGACAACGGCAGTGATGCTGGTGCCCCGGGCGTGGGCGGATACGGCCTGGGAGCGTTATAAGGCCCGTTTTATGATGCCGGACGGCCGTATCATTGATACCGCCAATGGCAATGTGTCGCATACGGAAGGCCAGGGCTTCGCCATGCTCCTGGCGGTGGCGAATAACGATCGTCCGGCGTTCGACAAGCTGTGGCAGTGGACGGACAACACCCTGCGCAACAAGTCTAACGGGCTGTTTTACTGGCGCTATAACCCGGTGGCGCCGGACCCTATCGCCGATAAAAACAACGCCTCCGATGGCGATACCCTGATCGCCTGGGCGCTGCTGCGCGCGCAAAAGCAGTGGCAGGATAAGCGCTACGCGACGGCCTCTGACACCATCACCGCCGCCCTGCTGAAATATACGGTGGTGACCTTCGCCGGCCGCCAGGTGATGCTCCCGGGCGTGAAAGGGTTCAACCTCAATGATCACCTCAACCTTAACCCTTCCTATTTCATCTTCCCAGCCTGGCGCGCCTTCGCGGAGCGGACGCATCTCACCGCCTGGCGGACATTGCAGAGCGACGGACAGGCGCTGCTGGGGCAGATGGGCTGGGGTAAATCACACCTGCCCAGCGACTGGGTCGCACTGCGGGCGGATGGCAAGATGCTGCCAGCTAAAGAGTGGCCGCCGCGGATGAGTTTCGATGCGATCCGTATCCCGCTGTATCTCTCGTGGGCCGATCCGCACAGCGCCTTGCTCGCGCCGTGGAAGGCCTGGATGCAGAGCTACCCGCGCCTGCAAACCCCGGCGTGGATCAACGTTAGCACCAACGAGGTGGCCCCCTGGTATATGGCCGGCGGCCTGCTGGCGGTGCGCGATCTGACGCTGGGTGAACCGCAGGAGGCGCCGCAGATTGACGACAAGGATGATTATTATTCTGCCAGCCTCAAGCTGTTGGTCTGGCTGGCGAAACAGGATCAGCGCTAA
- the bcsG gene encoding cellulose biosynthesis protein BcsG: MTNKKTTAAPLPLWQYWRGLGGWNFYFLVKFALLWAGYLNFHPMLNLVFLAFLLVPIPREKLHRIRHWIAIPLGFALFWHDTWLPGPESLLSQGSQIAGFSASYIWDLIVRFINWSMVGAFFVLLVLWLFISQWLRVTVFVSAMIVWLAVSPLLPAFTLWPAGQPTTAAATTAQANTGANAAAGAASSPANSDIPPQTEPPTSANLTNWLNAFYAAEQKRKTPFPDQLPADAQPFDLLVINICSLSWSDIEAAGLMDHPLWKHFDIVFKNFNSATSYSGPAAVRLLRASCGQLSHTNLYQPSGADCYLFENLAKLGFNQQLMLGHNGLFGDFLKELRSLGGMQSPLMDQSGLPVSLQAFDGSPVYEDLAVLNRWLKTEEASSNPRSATFYNTLPLHDGNHFPGQSKTADYKVRAQKLFDDLDNFFTELEKSGRKVMVVVVPEHGGALKGDKMQVSGLRDIPSPSITNVPTAVKFFGMKAPHEGAPIIIDQPSSYLAVSELVVRALDGKMFSEDSVNWQQYVANLPQSAAVSENANAIVIQYQGKPYVQLNGGSWVPYPQ; this comes from the coding sequence ATGACAAATAAAAAAACGACCGCGGCGCCGCTTCCGCTCTGGCAGTACTGGCGCGGACTTGGCGGCTGGAACTTCTACTTTCTGGTCAAGTTTGCCCTGCTGTGGGCCGGGTATCTCAATTTCCACCCAATGCTGAACCTGGTGTTCCTCGCCTTTCTGCTGGTGCCGATCCCGCGGGAAAAGCTGCATCGCATTCGCCACTGGATCGCTATTCCGCTCGGCTTCGCGCTGTTCTGGCACGATACCTGGCTGCCCGGCCCGGAGTCGCTTCTTAGCCAGGGGTCGCAAATCGCCGGCTTCAGCGCCAGCTATATCTGGGATCTGATCGTCCGGTTTATCAACTGGAGCATGGTCGGCGCCTTCTTTGTCTTACTGGTGCTATGGTTGTTTATCAGCCAGTGGCTGCGCGTCACCGTGTTTGTCTCGGCGATGATCGTCTGGCTGGCAGTCAGCCCGCTGCTGCCGGCCTTTACCTTATGGCCCGCCGGTCAGCCCACCACGGCCGCCGCCACGACCGCGCAGGCCAATACCGGGGCCAACGCCGCCGCTGGCGCCGCGTCCAGCCCCGCCAACAGCGATATTCCGCCGCAGACCGAGCCGCCGACCTCAGCCAACCTGACCAACTGGCTGAACGCTTTCTATGCCGCCGAGCAGAAGCGCAAGACGCCGTTCCCGGACCAGCTGCCGGCGGATGCGCAGCCGTTTGACCTGCTAGTGATCAATATCTGCTCCCTCTCCTGGTCGGATATTGAAGCCGCCGGTCTGATGGACCATCCGCTGTGGAAGCATTTTGATATTGTCTTCAAGAACTTCAACTCCGCGACCTCCTACAGCGGCCCGGCGGCGGTGCGCCTGCTGCGCGCCAGCTGTGGCCAGCTGTCGCATACCAACCTGTATCAGCCGTCCGGCGCCGATTGCTACCTGTTTGAAAACCTGGCGAAACTTGGCTTCAACCAGCAGCTGATGCTCGGCCATAACGGTCTGTTCGGCGACTTCCTGAAAGAGCTGCGTTCGCTGGGCGGTATGCAGAGCCCGCTGATGGACCAGAGCGGTCTGCCGGTCAGCCTGCAGGCGTTTGACGGCTCCCCGGTGTATGAGGATCTGGCGGTCCTCAACCGCTGGCTGAAAACCGAAGAAGCCAGCAGCAATCCGCGGAGCGCCACCTTCTATAACACCCTGCCGCTGCATGACGGCAACCATTTCCCGGGACAAAGCAAAACCGCAGACTACAAAGTGCGGGCGCAGAAGCTGTTTGATGACCTGGATAACTTCTTCACCGAGCTGGAGAAATCGGGGCGGAAAGTGATGGTGGTGGTGGTGCCGGAACACGGCGGCGCGCTGAAGGGCGATAAGATGCAGGTATCCGGCCTGCGCGATATTCCCAGCCCGTCGATCACTAACGTCCCGACGGCGGTGAAATTCTTCGGCATGAAGGCGCCGCATGAAGGGGCGCCGATTATCATCGATCAGCCCAGCAGTTATCTGGCGGTGTCGGAGCTGGTGGTGCGCGCCCTCGACGGCAAAATGTTCAGCGAGGACAGCGTCAACTGGCAGCAGTATGTCGCCAACCTGCCGCAGAGCGCGGCGGTGTCCGAGAACGCCAACGCCATCGTCATCCAGTATCAGGGCAAGCCTTATGTCCAGCTGAATGGCGGTAGCTGGGTGCCTTATCCGCAATAA
- the bcsF gene encoding cellulose biosynthesis protein BcsF produces the protein MMSITDILQLVVLCALLFFPLGYLTRHYQRRIRTTLRLMFFKPRYVKPAGVLRRGTTVKQGKANK, from the coding sequence ATGATGTCTATCACCGATATTCTGCAACTGGTTGTGCTCTGCGCTCTGCTGTTTTTTCCGCTGGGCTACCTGACGCGCCACTATCAGCGTCGTATTCGCACGACGCTAAGACTGATGTTCTTTAAACCCCGTTACGTGAAACCGGCAGGGGTATTACGCCGGGGAACCACGGTTAAGCAAGGCAAAGCGAACAAATGA
- the bcsE gene encoding cellulose biosynthesis protein BcsE — MDSVFTLGISSLWDEVCHMPVGGVWWLNVDRYTDAVSLFNQTLAAQAKNSKVAALVMGKNPNEIILLDSIHGPDNIALFTLPNRPQALEEIHRDLVCSLEPGNYLFILLCAENAWQNINKEKLCAWVEKTSRWAQYHHCTFLAINSAQDIDRQLTPLLREYRSLSGLASIRYQGDRHLFDIAWWGSDKGISAQQQLVVQRDDAGWRLAQEAETSVQPRSDEKVILSNMRVLEGAPPLSEYWTLFDTNDEVFNAGRTAQAATVLFSITQNTQIEQLGRYIHTLRRQRGTALKIIVREQTPSLRATDERLLLSSGASLVIPSSASLSRCLTLIESVQNQKFSRHIPEDFATLLTWSQPLKLRGYQKWDAFCEAVHNVMTNTLLPPDSKGVMVALRPAPGLRVEQALTLCKPNRMGDIMTIGNNRLVLFLSFCRINDLDTALNHIFPLPTGDIFSNRMVWFEDKQILSEIVIMRGVEPARWNTPLPLSVGKNETINATHDGRHWRRYPEPHRLTPREEQA; from the coding sequence GTGGATAGTGTATTTACTTTGGGTATTTCATCATTATGGGATGAAGTGTGCCATATGCCGGTCGGCGGGGTATGGTGGCTCAACGTTGACCGTTATACCGATGCCGTCAGCCTGTTTAATCAGACACTGGCCGCGCAGGCGAAAAACAGCAAGGTTGCCGCGCTGGTTATGGGAAAAAATCCCAATGAGATCATTTTATTAGATAGTATTCACGGCCCGGATAATATCGCGTTGTTCACCCTGCCGAATCGCCCGCAGGCGCTGGAAGAAATACATCGCGATTTAGTCTGCTCCCTCGAACCTGGCAATTATTTGTTTATTCTGCTATGCGCTGAGAATGCCTGGCAAAATATAAATAAGGAAAAGCTATGCGCCTGGGTGGAAAAGACCAGCCGCTGGGCGCAATATCATCACTGCACGTTCTTAGCGATCAATTCCGCCCAGGATATCGATCGTCAGCTGACTCCCTTATTACGTGAGTACCGCTCCCTTTCCGGACTGGCAAGTATTCGTTACCAGGGCGACCGGCATCTCTTTGATATTGCCTGGTGGGGAAGCGATAAAGGCATCAGCGCCCAGCAGCAGCTGGTGGTACAACGGGATGATGCCGGCTGGCGGCTGGCGCAGGAGGCAGAAACCAGCGTTCAGCCGCGCAGCGATGAGAAGGTGATCCTGAGCAATATGCGCGTGCTGGAAGGCGCCCCGCCGCTGTCGGAATACTGGACGCTGTTTGATACTAACGACGAGGTCTTCAACGCCGGGCGCACCGCGCAAGCGGCCACGGTACTCTTTTCCATCACCCAGAATACGCAAATTGAACAGCTGGGCCGTTATATTCATACCCTGCGTCGCCAGCGCGGTACCGCACTGAAGATTATTGTTCGTGAGCAAACCCCGAGCCTGCGCGCAACCGACGAGCGGCTGCTGCTCAGCAGCGGTGCCAGCCTGGTGATCCCCAGCAGCGCGTCGCTCTCCCGCTGCCTGACGCTGATCGAAAGCGTGCAGAACCAAAAGTTCTCCCGCCATATCCCGGAAGATTTTGCCACCCTGCTGACCTGGAGCCAGCCATTAAAGCTGCGCGGCTACCAGAAGTGGGATGCCTTCTGCGAAGCGGTGCACAACGTGATGACCAATACCCTGCTTCCACCCGACAGCAAAGGCGTGATGGTGGCGCTGCGACCGGCGCCGGGGCTGCGCGTTGAGCAGGCGCTGACGTTATGCAAACCTAACCGGATGGGCGACATCATGACCATCGGCAATAACCGGCTGGTGCTGTTTTTGTCGTTTTGCCGAATCAATGACCTTGATACCGCGCTAAACCACATTTTCCCGCTGCCGACCGGCGATATTTTTTCTAACCGTATGGTGTGGTTTGAAGACAAGCAGATCCTCTCGGAAATCGTGATCATGCGCGGCGTCGAACCGGCGCGCTGGAACACGCCGCTGCCCCTGTCGGTAGGGAAAAATGAGACCATCAACGCCACCCACGATGGGCGCCACTGGCGACGCTACCCCGAGCCACACCGGTTAACTCCCCGTGAGGAACAAGCCTGA
- the bcsR gene encoding cellulose biosynthesis protein BcsR — MPAKDPAVPTDATLGYTFQNDFLALSRAFSLPDIDYHDISRREQLNAALKRWPLLAEFAEKK, encoded by the coding sequence ATGCCAGCAAAAGATCCTGCGGTACCCACGGACGCCACGCTGGGGTACACCTTTCAAAATGATTTTCTGGCGTTAAGCCGGGCATTTTCCCTGCCGGATATTGATTATCATGATATTTCCCGACGTGAACAGCTGAACGCGGCGCTGAAGCGCTGGCCACTGCTGGCAGAGTTTGCAGAGAAAAAATAA